One window of Heptranchias perlo isolate sHepPer1 unplaced genomic scaffold, sHepPer1.hap1 HAP1_SCAFFOLD_298, whole genome shotgun sequence genomic DNA carries:
- the si:dkey-3k24.8 gene encoding lysophosphatidic acid receptor 6 translates to MDDPNQSQNCSEANQPLDAFYVSAFSFIFLFGLVFNILALIFFFRFTKIRSQTTIYMKNLACADLLLVVSLPLRISYYISRQPFALLVCELNGLIFLVNMYGSIFFLTCISLDRCVAICFPMKSRLNELRKRASWISAGVWALVVGASIPPYVLVKIRKSASNDSCNLCFDKSPDYVTNPLTVATTLLVGYGIPLVTIVICSLALLRGVRRSSATRMDLVDWHKIRNMVATNIVIFVICFLPYHTVLLLYTVCGASSRDVLHKAYRLTMAIACCNAMLDPAAYYFTTETFQKSVGIKALKNALTSNTESGELNNRSVSPVNT, encoded by the coding sequence ATGGATGATCCAAATCAAAGCCAAAACTGCTCCGAAGCAAATCAGCCGTTAGATGCCTTCTACGTGAGTGCTTTTTCCTTCATCTTCCTCTTCGGGCTCGTCTTCAACATCCTCGCCCTGATCTTCTTCTTCCGTTTCACCAAGATTCGCTCTCAGACCACCATCTACATGAAAAACCTGGCCTGTGCGGACCTGCTGTTGGTGGTCTCCCTGCCCCTGAGGATCTCCTACTACATCAGCCGCCAGCCCTTCGCCCTGCTGGTCTGCGAGCTCAACGGCCTTATCTTCCTGGTCAACATGtacggcagcatcttcttcctcacCTGCATCAGCCTGGACCGCTGCGTGGCCATCTGCTTCCCCATGAAGTCACGGTTGAACGAGCTGCGCAAGAGAGCCTCGTGGATCAGTGCCGGGGTCTGGGCGCTGGTGGTGGGGGCGAGCATCCCTCCCTACGTGTTGGTCAAAATCCGCAAGTCTGCCTCCAACGACTCCTGCAATCTCTGCTTCGACAAGAGCCCGGACTACGTCACCAATCCTCTGACCGTGGCCACCACCCTGCTGGTCGGCTACGGTATCCCGTTGGTCACCATTGTGATCTGCTCGCTCGCCCTCCTGCGTGGGGTCCGGAGAAGCTCAGCCACCCGCATGGACTTGGTGGATTGGCACAAGATACGCAACATGGTGGCCACCAACATTGTAATCTTTGTCATCTGCTTCCTGCCCTACCACACGGTGCTGCTGCTCTACACCGTGTGCGGTGCCAGCTCCAGGGACGTGCTGCACAAGGCCTACCGCTTAACGATGGCCATCGCCTGCTGCAACGCCATGCTTGACCCTGCTGCCTACTACTTCACCACTGAGACCTTTCAGAAGAGCGTGGGCATCAAGGCCTTGAAGAACGCCCTGACGTCCAACACCGAGAGCGGCGAGCTGAACAACCGTTCCGTCTCCCCCGTCAACACTTAA